From a single Nitrospirota bacterium genomic region:
- a CDS encoding DUF2283 domain-containing protein codes for MEAIKILEKKENLNWDYDEEADVLYISIGEPQMALGVDIGEGAVVRYLESTGEVVGLTLIGVKERLLKSLKSN; via the coding sequence ATGGAAGCGATAAAGATACTTGAGAAGAAGGAAAACCTTAACTGGGATTACGATGAGGAGGCGGATGTCCTTTATATCAGTATCGGCGAGCCTCAAATGGCACTCGGCGTAGACATTGGGGAAGGCGCCGTTGTCAGATATCTCGAATCAACCGGCGAAGTGGTAGGGCTTACCCTGATAGGAGTTAAGGAGCGGTTGCTTAAGAGCCTGAAATCGAACTGA